In the Geobacter sp. FeAm09 genome, one interval contains:
- a CDS encoding efflux RND transporter periplasmic adaptor subunit has product MPLRTNAAVLIAGLSLLLPGCSGKKKPEQAPRPPAPVVVATATQRDVPVLLRAIGTMEASESVTIKTQLSGELTKVAFKEGQDVRKGDLLCQLDSRPYRAALKKAEAALARDLVIMKNARENYGRYHQLVKEGIVTQEQAEGYRTTAESAEASVAADRAEVENARAQLSYCTITAPISGRLGVLTVNQGNVVKANDSSLVTINKLTPIFATFSLPEKDLAEIKRHMAGGRVVVEAEVPNQPGVVEKGTVTFLDNGVDAATGTIKLKATFENSRKLLWPGQFVTVSITLSVRKNAVVVPSQAVQTGQQGQYVFVVKPGMMAELRPVGVGPVYQGGTVIEKGIQPGEQVVIDGQVRVIPGARVEVKQPGSAGPAKAAPNGAAAPAPATAKGAVPGA; this is encoded by the coding sequence ATGCCGCTTCGCACCAATGCCGCCGTACTGATTGCCGGCTTATCGCTGCTGCTTCCTGGCTGTTCGGGCAAAAAGAAGCCTGAACAAGCCCCCCGCCCCCCGGCGCCGGTGGTGGTGGCCACCGCCACCCAGCGGGACGTGCCGGTGCTCCTCCGGGCCATCGGCACCATGGAGGCCTCCGAAAGCGTCACCATCAAGACCCAGCTCAGCGGAGAGCTTACCAAGGTCGCCTTCAAGGAGGGGCAGGACGTGCGGAAGGGTGACCTTCTGTGCCAACTCGACTCCCGTCCCTACCGGGCGGCGCTGAAAAAGGCCGAGGCGGCCCTGGCCCGCGATCTGGTCATCATGAAGAACGCCAGGGAAAACTACGGCCGTTATCACCAGTTGGTCAAGGAGGGGATCGTTACCCAGGAACAGGCCGAGGGGTATCGAACCACGGCAGAGTCGGCCGAGGCCAGCGTGGCGGCCGACCGTGCCGAGGTGGAGAACGCACGCGCCCAGCTCTCCTACTGCACCATCACCGCGCCCATCAGCGGCAGGCTGGGGGTATTGACCGTCAATCAGGGCAATGTGGTCAAGGCCAACGACTCATCGCTGGTGACCATCAACAAGCTGACCCCCATCTTTGCCACCTTTTCCCTTCCCGAAAAAGATCTGGCCGAGATCAAGCGGCACATGGCCGGCGGCAGGGTGGTGGTGGAGGCCGAGGTGCCCAACCAGCCGGGGGTGGTTGAAAAGGGTACGGTAACCTTCCTGGACAACGGCGTCGATGCCGCCACCGGCACGATCAAGCTGAAGGCTACCTTCGAGAACAGCCGGAAGCTGCTCTGGCCCGGCCAGTTCGTCACGGTCTCCATAACCCTGTCGGTCAGGAAGAATGCCGTTGTGGTGCCGTCCCAGGCGGTGCAGACCGGTCAGCAGGGGCAGTACGTGTTTGTGGTCAAACCGGGCATGATGGCCGAGCTCAGGCCGGTCGGCGTCGGTCCTGTCTACCAGGGGGGGACGGTCATCGAGAAGGGGATACAGCCTGGGGAACAGGTGGTGATCGACGGCCAGGTGCGGGTCATCCCGGGCGCCCGGGTGGAGGTCAAGCAGCCAGGCAGCGCGGGCCCGGCCAAGGCGGCACCCAACGGCGCCGCCGCTCCGGCTCCCGCAACTGCGAAAGGGGCGGTCCCGGGCGCATGA
- a CDS encoding cohesin domain-containing protein: MTRHIGHIFMAAFLLLASASLCLGSVTVTSTGSGTYTVQGSNMDGIAAFDLVLKYDSPALASPTVSQGSLISGAMLAANTNVAGTIRIAVVSSKSFSGSGPLVTIKFATHTGGTVSVASFSPINSNGAAVSSGDSGSSSSDNSSSSSDNSSSNGSSSSSSSSSSSSSGSSGSSSSSGSSGSPTYLGTVTMPSDSQMKSETKTAATETPAPANAPEATAKPGETPPAGEAPAAGETPVATKAPAAAKKNESISVASNTAVLERFRAYQGDKTPAIMIALFKQQISPLFRQEPFVVLSDGATTVTIVADLSAETGSSPNFALTGAKMVSLKKDDASSTWFIEALPAKGALSASLMVLNESKVTEYPLTIAPAIKKAAATEKEFAAFLKDAAKTPAQHDLNGDGSYDGIDDYIYTANYLVRQQKARTSAK, from the coding sequence ATGACTCGACATATCGGACATATCTTTATGGCGGCCTTCCTGCTCCTGGCAAGCGCCTCGCTTTGCCTTGGGTCTGTGACGGTCACCTCCACGGGTAGCGGCACCTACACCGTCCAAGGGAGCAACATGGATGGTATCGCCGCTTTCGACCTGGTCCTGAAGTACGACAGCCCGGCCTTGGCATCGCCGACGGTAAGCCAGGGCAGCCTCATATCCGGCGCAATGCTGGCAGCCAACACCAACGTGGCCGGGACTATCAGGATAGCGGTCGTCAGCAGCAAGTCATTTTCGGGCAGTGGGCCGCTTGTCACCATTAAATTTGCGACCCATACGGGGGGCACCGTTTCAGTAGCCTCCTTCAGCCCGATCAACAGCAACGGGGCCGCTGTAAGCAGCGGCGACAGTGGCAGCAGTAGCAGCGACAACAGCAGCAGTAGCAGTGACAACAGCAGCAGCAATGGCAGTAGTAGCAGTAGTAGCAGTAGTAGTAGCAGTAGTAGTGGCAGTAGTGGCAGTAGCAGTAGTAGTGGCAGTAGTGGTAGTCCCACCTATCTCGGCACGGTCACCATGCCGTCGGACAGCCAGATGAAGAGTGAAACGAAGACAGCCGCCACTGAAACGCCCGCCCCGGCCAACGCCCCGGAGGCGACCGCCAAGCCGGGCGAGACGCCTCCCGCGGGCGAAGCCCCCGCCGCCGGAGAAACGCCGGTCGCGACCAAGGCTCCGGCAGCGGCCAAGAAAAACGAATCGATCAGCGTCGCTTCCAACACGGCGGTCCTCGAACGGTTCCGGGCCTACCAGGGCGACAAGACTCCGGCCATCATGATCGCGCTCTTCAAACAGCAGATCTCCCCACTCTTCCGCCAGGAGCCCTTTGTCGTCCTGAGCGACGGCGCGACCACCGTGACCATAGTCGCCGACCTTTCCGCAGAGACGGGAAGTTCGCCCAATTTCGCCCTGACCGGCGCAAAAATGGTTTCCCTGAAGAAAGACGACGCATCATCCACCTGGTTCATCGAGGCCCTTCCCGCGAAAGGCGCCCTGAGCGCAAGCCTGATGGTGCTCAATGAAAGCAAGGTCACCGAATACCCGCTGACCATCGCTCCGGCCATCAAAAAAGCGGCAGCCACGGAGAAAGAATTTGCCGCATTCCTCAAGGATGCCGCCAAGACCCCGGCACAGCACGACCTGAACGGAGACGGGAGCTACGACGGGATCGACGATTACATCTACACCGCGAACTATCTTGTCCGGCAGCAGAAGGCCAGGACGAGCGCAAAATAG
- a CDS encoding efflux RND transporter permease subunit: MSISGLFIKRPIMTSLVMLAVLMFGIAAYLKLPVNDLPNVDYPTIQVRAELPGANPDTMASAVATPLERQFSTIAGMDSMSSTNGQGISIITLKFALERSIDAAAQDVQSSIAAAARQLPPTMPTPPSFRKVNPADQPIIYLALSSPSLPLSQVHEYADTLLAQRISMVSGVAQVLVYGSQKYAVRVRVDPKGLASRKIGIDEIATALSNANVNIPTGILQGQHKALTIQASGQLYTAEDYKPVIVAYRNGSPVRVQDVGASVDSIENDKIAAWYNTDGTATRAIVLAVLRQPGTNTIEVVDSIRKLLPGFRTQIPGSVNMDVLYDRSETIRESVQDVKFTLILTIGLVIMVIFLFLRNLSATIIPSLALPLSIVGTFAAMLALNFSINNISLMALTLSVGFVVDDAIVMLENIVRHMEQGEKPMEAASSGSREIGFTIISMTISMVAVFIPVLFMPGMLGRILHEFAVTISMAILISGLVSLSLTPMLCSRFLKPAHDQRHGRLYNAMERFFNGMLHLYERTLRQALAWRRAVMVVTIVMTAVTVAMFKSMPTGLFSSEDTGAIFAITEAAQGVSFQEMAAHQQQVAAIVNQDPNVAGFMSSAGATGNRVGSNSGFMFIRLKPPGQRKLNADQVIQELRPKLAKVPGIMCFMQNPPPIRLDATLAKAQYQFALLSPDTGELYKSAAELEHKLRELPLLQDVTSDLQINNPQIQLDIDRDRASALGISAQQVEDALYYAYGSRQVSTIYAPTNQYQVILEVEPRYQMDPAALSLLYVRSGTGQLVPLSMLGRLTPSLGPLSVNHLGQINAVTISFNIKPGVPLGDATAAVEKTAAASLPVKITTAFQGTAQAFQQSTKGLALLLILAIVVIYIVLGILYESYIHPLTILSGLPSAGMGALLTLMIFGKELNLYAFVGIIMLIGIVKKNAIMMIDFALEAQRKENKAPIDAIYEGCLVRFRPIMMTTMAALMGTLPIALGIGAGADARRPLGLAVVGGLLVSQLMTLYITPVVYYYMDRMQAWVMQRIRLKLSAPGADQET; this comes from the coding sequence ATGAGTATCTCCGGGCTTTTCATCAAACGTCCCATCATGACCAGCCTGGTGATGCTGGCGGTCCTGATGTTCGGGATTGCCGCCTACCTGAAACTGCCGGTCAACGACCTGCCCAATGTGGACTATCCGACCATCCAGGTCAGGGCGGAGCTCCCCGGCGCCAACCCGGACACCATGGCCTCGGCCGTGGCCACGCCCCTGGAACGGCAGTTTTCCACCATTGCCGGCATGGATTCCATGTCCTCCACCAACGGCCAGGGTATCTCCATTATCACCCTCAAGTTCGCACTGGAGCGGAGCATCGACGCCGCGGCCCAGGACGTGCAATCGTCCATCGCCGCGGCGGCCCGCCAATTGCCGCCGACCATGCCGACGCCCCCCTCCTTCCGGAAGGTCAATCCGGCCGACCAGCCGATCATCTACCTGGCCCTCAGTTCCCCCTCCCTGCCGCTGTCCCAGGTGCACGAGTACGCCGATACCCTCCTGGCCCAGCGCATCTCCATGGTGAGCGGCGTGGCCCAGGTCCTGGTCTACGGCTCCCAGAAGTATGCCGTGCGGGTCAGGGTCGATCCCAAGGGGCTGGCGTCCCGCAAGATCGGCATCGACGAAATTGCCACGGCGCTTTCCAACGCCAATGTGAACATACCCACCGGCATCCTCCAGGGGCAGCACAAGGCGCTCACCATCCAGGCGTCCGGCCAGCTTTACACGGCCGAGGACTACAAGCCGGTCATCGTGGCCTACCGCAACGGCTCTCCGGTACGGGTACAGGATGTGGGCGCGTCGGTGGACAGCATCGAGAACGACAAGATCGCCGCCTGGTACAACACGGACGGCACCGCGACCCGCGCCATCGTCCTGGCCGTGCTGCGCCAGCCCGGCACCAACACCATCGAGGTGGTGGACAGCATCCGGAAGCTGTTGCCCGGCTTTCGGACCCAGATACCGGGTTCCGTCAACATGGACGTCCTCTATGACCGTTCCGAAACGATCCGGGAGTCGGTGCAGGACGTCAAGTTCACCCTCATCCTGACCATCGGCCTGGTCATCATGGTCATCTTCCTGTTCCTGCGCAATCTTTCGGCCACCATCATCCCCAGCCTGGCCTTGCCGCTCTCCATCGTGGGGACCTTTGCCGCCATGCTCGCCCTCAATTTCTCCATCAACAACATCTCCCTGATGGCCCTGACCCTGTCGGTCGGCTTTGTCGTGGACGACGCCATCGTCATGCTGGAGAATATCGTCCGGCACATGGAACAGGGGGAAAAACCCATGGAGGCGGCCTCCAGCGGTTCCCGGGAGATCGGTTTCACCATCATCTCCATGACCATCTCCATGGTGGCGGTCTTCATCCCGGTGCTCTTCATGCCGGGGATGCTGGGGCGCATCCTGCACGAATTCGCCGTGACCATCAGCATGGCCATCCTCATCTCCGGCCTGGTCTCGCTCTCCCTTACCCCCATGCTGTGCAGCCGGTTTCTCAAGCCGGCCCACGACCAGCGGCATGGCCGTCTGTATAACGCCATGGAGCGTTTTTTCAACGGTATGCTGCACCTTTACGAGCGAACCTTGCGCCAGGCCCTCGCCTGGCGCCGTGCGGTCATGGTGGTGACCATCGTGATGACCGCCGTGACGGTCGCGATGTTCAAAAGTATGCCGACCGGCCTGTTCTCCAGTGAGGATACCGGCGCCATCTTTGCCATCACCGAAGCGGCCCAGGGGGTCTCGTTTCAGGAAATGGCCGCGCACCAGCAGCAGGTGGCCGCCATCGTCAACCAGGACCCCAATGTGGCGGGGTTCATGTCCTCGGCCGGGGCGACCGGCAACCGGGTCGGCTCCAACAGCGGTTTCATGTTCATCCGCCTCAAGCCGCCCGGCCAGAGGAAGCTGAACGCCGACCAGGTGATCCAGGAACTGCGGCCCAAGCTGGCCAAGGTGCCGGGCATCATGTGCTTCATGCAGAACCCGCCGCCCATACGGCTGGACGCCACCCTGGCCAAGGCCCAGTACCAGTTTGCCCTGCTCTCCCCGGACACCGGCGAGCTTTACAAAAGCGCCGCAGAACTGGAACATAAACTGCGCGAACTCCCCCTGCTGCAGGACGTGACCTCGGATCTGCAGATCAACAACCCCCAGATCCAGTTGGACATCGACCGGGACCGGGCTTCGGCCCTGGGGATCAGCGCGCAGCAGGTGGAGGACGCCCTCTACTACGCCTACGGCAGCCGCCAGGTATCCACCATCTACGCCCCCACCAACCAGTACCAGGTGATCCTGGAGGTGGAGCCCCGGTACCAGATGGACCCGGCGGCCCTCTCGCTGCTCTATGTGCGCTCCGGCACCGGCCAGTTGGTGCCGCTCAGCATGCTCGGCCGGCTGACCCCCTCCCTGGGGCCGCTCTCCGTCAACCACCTGGGGCAGATCAACGCCGTGACCATCTCCTTCAACATCAAGCCGGGCGTACCGCTGGGGGACGCCACGGCGGCGGTGGAAAAAACGGCGGCCGCATCCCTGCCGGTCAAGATCACCACCGCCTTCCAGGGGACGGCCCAGGCCTTCCAGCAGTCCACCAAGGGGCTGGCCCTGCTGCTGATCCTGGCCATCGTGGTCATCTACATCGTACTCGGCATCCTGTACGAGAGTTACATCCACCCCCTGACGATCCTGTCCGGCCTCCCCTCGGCCGGCATGGGGGCGCTCTTGACCCTCATGATTTTCGGCAAGGAACTCAACCTGTACGCCTTCGTGGGGATCATCATGCTGATCGGCATCGTCAAAAAGAACGCCATCATGATGATCGACTTTGCCCTGGAGGCCCAGCGGAAAGAGAACAAGGCGCCGATCGACGCCATCTATGAGGGGTGCCTGGTCCGTTTCCGGCCGATCATGATGACCACCATGGCGGCGCTCATGGGGACCCTGCCCATAGCGCTGGGAATCGGTGCCGGTGCCGATGCCCGCCGGCCGCTGGGGCTGGCGGTTGTGGGCGGCCTGCTGGTGTCGCAACTGATGACGCTGTACATCACTCCGGTGGTATATTATTATATGGACCGTATGCAGGCGTGGGTCATGCAGCGTATCAGGCTAAAGCTTTCAGCACCCGGTGCCGATCAGGAAACGTAG
- a CDS encoding ferritin family protein, giving the protein MSINVQEAVKRSIQTEKNAMNFYQVGAGQMKDPAARRTFEVLAKEEREHAGQFYRIYDGNDIPSLDLFLDAPPDNASSWMASISRLIDEEFTEQKALELAMEREQNLEQTLLETAAKFDDAGVRAVYELNARETHNHYLMIESEYARVMGMVHETDMDTYVRE; this is encoded by the coding sequence ATGAGTATCAACGTTCAGGAGGCTGTCAAACGTTCAATTCAGACCGAAAAGAACGCCATGAATTTCTACCAGGTGGGGGCCGGACAGATGAAGGACCCGGCGGCCCGCCGCACCTTCGAAGTGCTGGCAAAGGAAGAGCGGGAGCATGCCGGGCAATTCTACCGGATATATGATGGCAACGACATCCCGTCCCTGGACCTGTTTCTCGATGCCCCTCCCGACAATGCCTCAAGCTGGATGGCGTCGATCTCCCGGCTCATCGACGAGGAGTTTACCGAGCAAAAGGCCTTGGAACTGGCTATGGAGCGGGAACAAAACCTGGAACAAACCCTGCTGGAAACCGCGGCAAAATTTGACGACGCCGGTGTCCGGGCGGTGTACGAACTGAACGCCAGGGAAACCCACAATCACTACCTGATGATCGAATCCGAATATGCGCGTGTCATGGGCATGGTGCATGAAACCGATATGGACACCTACGTGAGGGAGTAA
- the ettA gene encoding energy-dependent translational throttle protein EttA yields the protein MAQEVNKIIYSMMRVSKFYDKKPVIKDISLSYFYGAKIGVLGLNGSGKSSLLRIMAGVDKDFNGQAVLSPGYSVGYLEQEPHLDETKTVRQVVEEGAQETVDLLAEFNAITDKFSEPDADFEKLCERQATLQEKLDHLDAWDLDSRLEMAMDALRCPPGDTPVNVLSGGEKRRVALCRLLLKKPDILLLDEPTNHLDAETVAWLEHHLHSYAGTVIAVTHDRYFLDNVAGWILELDRGEGIPWKGNYSSWLEQKQNRLAQEEKQESDRQKTLQRELEWIRMSPKGRHAKSQARISAYEQLVAQESEKQAKDLEIYIPLGQRLGDIVIEADNVAKGFGDRLLFEAMNFRLPRGGIVGIIGPNGAGKTTLFRMITGQEQPDSGSFRIGDTVQLAYVDQSRGALNPDKNIWEEISEGQDTVQLGKVAVNSRAYVSRFNFSGADQQKKVGMLSGGERNRVHLAKMLKSGANVILLDEPTNDLDVNTMRALEEALENFAGCAVVISHDRWFLDRIATHILAFEGDSSVVFFDGNYSEYEEDRKKRLGTAAEQPHRIKYRQLTRA from the coding sequence GTGGCACAGGAAGTCAATAAAATCATTTACTCGATGATGCGGGTCAGCAAGTTTTACGACAAAAAACCGGTCATCAAGGACATATCCCTTTCCTACTTCTACGGCGCCAAGATCGGCGTGCTCGGCCTGAACGGTTCGGGCAAGAGTTCCCTGCTCAGGATCATGGCGGGCGTGGACAAGGATTTCAACGGCCAGGCCGTGCTCTCCCCCGGCTACAGCGTGGGCTACCTGGAGCAGGAGCCGCACCTGGACGAGACCAAGACCGTGCGCCAGGTGGTGGAGGAAGGGGCCCAGGAGACCGTTGACCTTTTGGCCGAGTTCAACGCCATCACCGACAAGTTCTCCGAGCCGGACGCCGATTTCGAAAAGCTGTGCGAGCGTCAGGCCACGTTGCAGGAGAAACTGGACCATCTGGATGCCTGGGACCTGGACAGCCGCCTGGAGATGGCCATGGATGCCCTGCGCTGCCCGCCGGGAGACACGCCGGTCAACGTGCTTTCCGGCGGCGAGAAACGCCGCGTGGCGCTCTGCCGGCTGCTCCTGAAAAAGCCGGACATCCTGCTCCTGGACGAGCCGACCAACCACCTGGACGCCGAAACCGTGGCCTGGCTGGAACACCACCTGCACAGCTATGCCGGCACCGTCATCGCCGTGACCCACGACCGCTATTTCCTGGACAACGTGGCCGGCTGGATCCTGGAACTGGACCGGGGCGAGGGCATCCCCTGGAAAGGCAACTATTCATCCTGGCTGGAGCAGAAACAGAACCGCCTGGCCCAGGAGGAAAAGCAGGAGAGCGACCGCCAGAAGACCCTGCAACGCGAACTGGAGTGGATCAGGATGTCCCCCAAGGGACGTCACGCCAAGTCCCAGGCCCGCATCAGCGCCTATGAGCAGTTGGTGGCCCAGGAAAGCGAAAAGCAGGCCAAGGACCTGGAGATCTACATCCCGCTGGGGCAGCGCCTGGGGGATATCGTCATCGAGGCGGACAACGTGGCCAAGGGCTTCGGCGACCGGCTGCTGTTCGAGGCCATGAACTTCCGGCTCCCCCGGGGCGGCATCGTGGGGATCATCGGCCCCAACGGCGCCGGCAAGACGACCCTGTTCCGCATGATCACCGGTCAGGAGCAGCCGGACAGCGGTTCGTTCCGCATCGGCGACACCGTGCAGTTGGCCTACGTGGACCAGAGCCGCGGCGCCCTGAACCCGGACAAAAACATCTGGGAGGAGATCTCCGAGGGGCAGGACACGGTCCAGCTCGGCAAGGTGGCGGTCAACTCCCGGGCCTACGTGTCGCGCTTCAACTTCTCCGGCGCGGACCAGCAGAAGAAGGTGGGCATGCTCTCCGGCGGCGAACGCAACCGGGTGCACCTGGCCAAGATGCTCAAGAGCGGGGCCAACGTGATCCTTCTGGACGAACCGACCAACGACCTGGACGTGAACACCATGCGCGCCCTGGAGGAGGCGCTGGAGAACTTCGCCGGCTGCGCCGTGGTCATCAGCCACGACCGGTGGTTCCTGGACCGCATCGCCACCCACATCCTGGCCTTCGAAGGGGATTCCAGCGTGGTCTTCTTCGACGGCAATTATTCGGAGTATGAAGAGGACCGCAAGAAGCGGCTGGGGACGGCGGCCGAACAGCCGCACCGCATCAAGTACCGCCAGTTGACCCGGGCCTGA